The sequence CTGTTGCTTGAGCTGCTCGAGGGCCATGGCGTTGTTGTAGACGTAATCGTCGACCATGTCGCGGCTGGCGGCCAGCGCCGCTTCGGTGAGGATGGCGCGCAGGTCGTCCGGCAGGCTGTCGAGGGCCTTCTGGTTGACCAGCAGTTCCAGCACCGCCTGCGGCTCCTGCCAGCCCGGGTAGTAGTAGTACTTGGCGGCCTTGTGCAGACCGAAGGCCAGGTCGTTGTACGGGCTGACCCAGTCGGTGGCATCGATGGCGCCGGTCTGCAGCGCGGTGAACACTTCACCGCCCGGCATGTTGACGGTGGTCGCACCGAGACGGGTCAGCACTTCGCCGCCCAGGCCGGGGGTGCGGATCTTCAGGCCCTTAAGGTCGTCCAGCGAGTTGATTTCCTTGTTGAACCAGCCGCCCATCTGCATGCCGGTATTGCCGACCACCATGGGTTTGACGCCGTAGGGCGCGTAGGCTTCGTCCCAGAACTTCTGGCCGCCGCCGCGGGTCAGCCAGGCGTTCATCTCGCTGGTCGACAGGCCGAACGGTACCGAAGTGAAGAACTGCGCGGTGGGCACCTTGCCCTTCCAGTAATACGCGGCGCCGTGGCCTAGCTCGGCGGTGCCGCGCGAGACGGCGTCGAACACTTCAAGAGCCGGAACCAGCTCGCCGGCGGCGTAGACCTTGATAGTCAGGCGGCCGTCGCTCATGGCATTGACGCGATCGGCCAGCCGCTGGGCCGCCGTGCCCAGGCCCGGATAATTCTTCGGCCAGGCGGTAACCATCTTCCAGTTGAAGGTTTGCGGCGCTTCGCTGGCAGCGGCGGCCTTCGGCTCGGGGGTGGGTTCGACCTTCTTTTCGTCTTTACAGCCGAGGAGGCTGAGCGACGCAAGCACGGCAGCGGCAACACCAAACAAGTGACGACGTTTCATGAATGGCAATTTCCTTAGGCGATTTTATTAGTATGGGTACAGGTTGACGTAAACGTCATAGCGCTTCCAGTTTGGCATAACTGAGCATCAACCACTTGCTTCCTTCACTCTCGAAATTCACCTGCACGCGGGCCTGGGCGCCGGAGCCTTCGAAATTGAGAATGGTGCCCTCGCCGAACAGCGAGTGGCGAACGCGTTGCCCTAGGTTGAAGGGTGTTTCCGGCACATTGGCGCCGTCGAACAGCGAGCCGCCGCCCATGCCGCGGGTGTTGAAGCTGCGGCTGACGGTATTGCTCAGGCGCACTTCGCTGATCAGCGCCGGCGGCAGTTCGCGCACGAAGCGCGAGACCTTGTTGTAGGTCTCGCTACCGTACAGCCGGCGGGTCTCGGCGTAGGTGATGATCAGCTGTTGCATGGCGCGGGTGATGCCGACGTAGGCCAGCCGTCGCTCTTCTTCGAGGCGACCGGGCTCTTCCAGGCTCATCTTGTGCGGGAACAGCCCTTCCTCCATGCCGACCAGGAACACCAGCGGGAACTCCAGGCCCTTGGCGCTGTGCAGCGTCATCAGTTGCACGCTGTCCTCGTGGTCACCGGCCTGCTGCTCGCCGGCCTCCAGCGAGGCGTGGTCGAGGAAGGCGGCCAGCGGGGTCTGCTCGTCCTCTTCGTCTTCGCTGTAGTTGTCGAAGGCGCGCGCGGCGGAGACCAGTTCCTCGAGGTTTTCCACCCGTGCCTGGGCTTTTTCGCCTTTCTCGTCGCGGTGATAGGCGAGCAGGCCGGACTGTTCGATGACCAGCTGCGCCATGTTGTGCAGCTGCATGCCTTCGACTTTCAGGGCGAGGGTATCGATCAGTTCGACGAAGCCATTCAGCGCGCTGGCGGCGCGGCCTGAAACCACCTTGGTGCCGACCGCCTGATGCAGTGCGGCCCACATCGAGGTGCTTTCCTGACGGGCCAGTTGCCGCAGGCACTCGACGGTCTTCTCGCCGATGCCGCGCGCCGGCACGTTGATCACCCGCTCCAGCGCGGCATCGTTGTCGCGGGTCTGGATCAGGCGCAGGTAGGCCATGGCGTTCTTGATCTCGGCGCGCTCGAAGAAGCGCTGGCCGCCGTAGATCCGGTAGGGGATTCGCTCGCGCAGCAGGGCTTCTTCGAGCACCCGCGACTGGGCGTTGGAGCGGTAGAGAATGGCGATCTCGCTGCGTGCCAGCCCTTCCTTGCGGATCGCGCTCTCGATGCTCTCGACCACGTAGCGGGCTTCGTCGTGTTCGTTGAAGGCGGCATACAGGCTGATCGGCTCGCCCTCGCAGCCCTCGGTCCAGAGCTCCTTGCCGAGGCGGCCCTGGTTGTTGGCGATCAGCGCGTTGGCGGCCTTGAGGATGCACGCGGTGGAGCGGTAGTTCTGCTCCAGGCGGATGGTTTCGGCATCCGGGAAGTCTTCGCTGAACTGGTGCAGGTTCTCCACCCGCGCGCCGCGCCAGCCGTAGATCGACTGGTC comes from Stutzerimonas stutzeri and encodes:
- a CDS encoding TRAP transporter substrate-binding protein, translating into MKRRHLFGVAAAVLASLSLLGCKDEKKVEPTPEPKAAAASEAPQTFNWKMVTAWPKNYPGLGTAAQRLADRVNAMSDGRLTIKVYAAGELVPALEVFDAVSRGTAELGHGAAYYWKGKVPTAQFFTSVPFGLSTSEMNAWLTRGGGQKFWDEAYAPYGVKPMVVGNTGMQMGGWFNKEINSLDDLKGLKIRTPGLGGEVLTRLGATTVNMPGGEVFTALQTGAIDATDWVSPYNDLAFGLHKAAKYYYYPGWQEPQAVLELLVNQKALDSLPDDLRAILTEAALAASRDMVDDYVYNNAMALEQLKQQGTQLKRFPDEVLAAMREQSDKVLGDLAAQSELNGRIWASMKAFQAQVTPMHEISEKELYNWR
- the uvrD gene encoding DNA helicase II, with translation MHDDLSLLLNSLNDAQRQAVAAPLGRHLVLAGAGSGKTRVLVHRIAWLHQVERASLHSILSVTFTNKAAAEMRQRIEQLMKVNPQGMWVGTFHGLAHRLLRAHWQEAKLAQNFQILDSDDQQRLVKRVIRELGLDEQRWPARQAQWWINGQKDEGLRPRHIQPSGDLFLTTMLSIYQAYEEACARAGVIDFSELLLRALDLWRDNPGLLDHYQRRFRHILVDEFQDTNAVQYAWLRLLAKGGDSLMVVGDDDQSIYGWRGARVENLHQFSEDFPDAETIRLEQNYRSTACILKAANALIANNQGRLGKELWTEGCEGEPISLYAAFNEHDEARYVVESIESAIRKEGLARSEIAILYRSNAQSRVLEEALLRERIPYRIYGGQRFFERAEIKNAMAYLRLIQTRDNDAALERVINVPARGIGEKTVECLRQLARQESTSMWAALHQAVGTKVVSGRAASALNGFVELIDTLALKVEGMQLHNMAQLVIEQSGLLAYHRDEKGEKAQARVENLEELVSAARAFDNYSEDEEDEQTPLAAFLDHASLEAGEQQAGDHEDSVQLMTLHSAKGLEFPLVFLVGMEEGLFPHKMSLEEPGRLEEERRLAYVGITRAMQQLIITYAETRRLYGSETYNKVSRFVRELPPALISEVRLSNTVSRSFNTRGMGGGSLFDGANVPETPFNLGQRVRHSLFGEGTILNFEGSGAQARVQVNFESEGSKWLMLSYAKLEAL